The following are encoded in a window of Danio aesculapii chromosome 12, fDanAes4.1, whole genome shotgun sequence genomic DNA:
- the st6galnac1.1 gene encoding alpha-N-acetylgalactosaminide alpha-2,6-sialyltransferase 1.1 isoform X2, translating into MQKTWGVVSLILTFCALLYLVLWNNLSEHIHSKTIIISSLILSPLGNTNLFKSQKRLYVEREVNITPIPVLYKKNFTKLPVWDFEDVYLRDRNARKPTCPKSLHNAEDPEFKESVVPNIQLWLYKGQLNISEWNRLAHFNNPFGFMEYNYNEIKRAVDLIPKPKSSILLPVPKGSKDGCIRCAVVGAGGILNNSKMGKEIDSHDYVFRVNGAVTKGYEEDVGNRTSVYVHTAFSLYATILTLKKYGFHNIPQDEGIKYVMIPEGLRDFEWLQGLLQGKAANGSFKGVRPLNFFNGHFNESRFNVLHPDFLRYIRNRFMPSKQMQGNYWAMYRPTNGAFALFLAIHTCDIVDAYGFITEDHHKYSNYYYEKFKKTSVIFYINHDYGLEIKTWKKLHDAGIIRLFQRH; encoded by the exons ATGCAGAAGACTTGGGGTGTTGTTAGTCTCATTCTGACTTTTTGCGCGTTGCTCTATCTGGTGCTTTGGAATAATCTTTCAGAACACATACACAG CAAAACTATCATCATTTCTTCATTGATTTTGTCGCCACTTGGAAATACCAATTTGTTCAAAAGCCAAAAACGCTTGTATGTGGAGCGAGAGGTCAACATAACCCCCATTCCGGTTCTTTATAAGAAAAACTTCACCAAACTGCCAGTGTGGGACTTTGAAGATGTTTATTTGCGAGACCGTAATGCAAGAAAACCT ACCTGTCCTAAGTCTCTTCACAACGCAGAGGACCCGGAGTTCAAGGAATCCGTTGTTCCTAACATTCAGCTGTGGCTGTACAAAGGTCAACTCAACATATCAGAATGGAATCGATTAGCACACTTTAACAATCCCTTTGGCTTCATGGAGTACAATTACAATG AGATAAAAAGAGCAGTGGATTTGATCCCAAAGCCCAAGTCTTCGATATTACTGCCTGTACCTAAAGGCTCAAAGGATGGCTGTATCCGCTGTGCTGTTGTGGGCGCTGGGGGCATTCTCAATAACTCAAAGATGGGCAAAGAGATAGACTCCCATGACTATGTTTTCCG ggtaaACGGAGCTGTTACTAAAGGTTACGAGGAGGATGTCGGAAACAGAACGTCAGTCTACGTGCATACAGCATTTTCCTTATATGCCACCATACTGACGTTAAAAAAATATGGCTTTCACAATATTCCACAAGACGAG GGTATCAAATATGTCATGATTCCTGAAGGCCTGAGGGACTTTGAGTGGCTTCAAGGCCTTTTACAGGGAAAAGCAGCCAATGGGTCATTCAAAGGTGTGAG ACCACTCAATTTTTTCAATGGGCATTTCAACGAGAGCAGATTTAACGTTCTACACCCTGATTTCCTTCGTTACATTCGCAACAG ATTCATGCCATCTAAACAAATGCAAGGAAATTACTGGGCAATGTACCGCCCGACCAATGGagcatttgctttgtttttggcTATTCACACATGTGATATT GTGGATGCCTATGGATTTATCACAGAAGACCATCATAAATACTCCAACTATTATTATGAGAAGTTCAAGAAAACCAGTGTCATTTTCTATATTAACCATGACTATGGGCTGGAGATTAAGACGTGGAAGAAACTACATGATGCTGGAATCATCAGACTCTTTCAAAGACACTGA
- the st6galnac1.1 gene encoding alpha-N-acetylgalactosaminide alpha-2,6-sialyltransferase 1.1 isoform X1 — MQKTWGVVSLILTFCALLYLVLWNNLSEHIHSVQEDKESQRCVTTRGKTIIISSLILSPLGNTNLFKSQKRLYVEREVNITPIPVLYKKNFTKLPVWDFEDVYLRDRNARKPTCPKSLHNAEDPEFKESVVPNIQLWLYKGQLNISEWNRLAHFNNPFGFMEYNYNEIKRAVDLIPKPKSSILLPVPKGSKDGCIRCAVVGAGGILNNSKMGKEIDSHDYVFRVNGAVTKGYEEDVGNRTSVYVHTAFSLYATILTLKKYGFHNIPQDEGIKYVMIPEGLRDFEWLQGLLQGKAANGSFKGVRPLNFFNGHFNESRFNVLHPDFLRYIRNRFMPSKQMQGNYWAMYRPTNGAFALFLAIHTCDIVDAYGFITEDHHKYSNYYYEKFKKTSVIFYINHDYGLEIKTWKKLHDAGIIRLFQRH, encoded by the exons ATGCAGAAGACTTGGGGTGTTGTTAGTCTCATTCTGACTTTTTGCGCGTTGCTCTATCTGGTGCTTTGGAATAATCTTTCAGAACACATACACAG tgttcaagagGATAAAGAATCTCAAAGATGTGTAACcactcgagg CAAAACTATCATCATTTCTTCATTGATTTTGTCGCCACTTGGAAATACCAATTTGTTCAAAAGCCAAAAACGCTTGTATGTGGAGCGAGAGGTCAACATAACCCCCATTCCGGTTCTTTATAAGAAAAACTTCACCAAACTGCCAGTGTGGGACTTTGAAGATGTTTATTTGCGAGACCGTAATGCAAGAAAACCT ACCTGTCCTAAGTCTCTTCACAACGCAGAGGACCCGGAGTTCAAGGAATCCGTTGTTCCTAACATTCAGCTGTGGCTGTACAAAGGTCAACTCAACATATCAGAATGGAATCGATTAGCACACTTTAACAATCCCTTTGGCTTCATGGAGTACAATTACAATG AGATAAAAAGAGCAGTGGATTTGATCCCAAAGCCCAAGTCTTCGATATTACTGCCTGTACCTAAAGGCTCAAAGGATGGCTGTATCCGCTGTGCTGTTGTGGGCGCTGGGGGCATTCTCAATAACTCAAAGATGGGCAAAGAGATAGACTCCCATGACTATGTTTTCCG ggtaaACGGAGCTGTTACTAAAGGTTACGAGGAGGATGTCGGAAACAGAACGTCAGTCTACGTGCATACAGCATTTTCCTTATATGCCACCATACTGACGTTAAAAAAATATGGCTTTCACAATATTCCACAAGACGAG GGTATCAAATATGTCATGATTCCTGAAGGCCTGAGGGACTTTGAGTGGCTTCAAGGCCTTTTACAGGGAAAAGCAGCCAATGGGTCATTCAAAGGTGTGAG ACCACTCAATTTTTTCAATGGGCATTTCAACGAGAGCAGATTTAACGTTCTACACCCTGATTTCCTTCGTTACATTCGCAACAG ATTCATGCCATCTAAACAAATGCAAGGAAATTACTGGGCAATGTACCGCCCGACCAATGGagcatttgctttgtttttggcTATTCACACATGTGATATT GTGGATGCCTATGGATTTATCACAGAAGACCATCATAAATACTCCAACTATTATTATGAGAAGTTCAAGAAAACCAGTGTCATTTTCTATATTAACCATGACTATGGGCTGGAGATTAAGACGTGGAAGAAACTACATGATGCTGGAATCATCAGACTCTTTCAAAGACACTGA